The DNA sequence AAGAACCCTGCTCAGTTGCTGATGCACCGGCGGACGGGGTTCCACGATTGGGGGAAGCTGCTTGATCGTGTACAGGacgtcgcagcgctgcaccagcggcCTCGTAGGCCTTCACAAGCGACTCCAGCTCCCGCACAGTCAGTGGTGTTAGTGCAGCATCGGAGAACAAGTTCTGCGTCTTACAGGCATCCATCAGCAGCCGGAACACATCCCCCACGCTACGCTCCTTGGGAACACTCGCCAGCTGCACAGCCCCGCGAATCtcagcgcggcgccgctgacggtTATGTGATTTTACCTTCATGAATTGTGGGTTAGGCTGCCGCTTGTCGCTGTGAATATCGCTCGGATCCACTGGCATGACCAGCCGTCGCGGGCGGAAGCGGGGAAAGTACCGAGAGGGGCTGCCATCCAGGTCCAACTTGCTGCACCACAAGCGCTGCGAGTTCCGCATTGTCGGGGCCTCAACGTCGATGAGTGCGTGGGGTGCTTACGgccgagagagaagacagcTGCAAAGGCTAAGAGCAGAGAAGTGATGCGGAAGCAGCGCCATAGAGGCATACGCGCACACGGGAGTGTACAGGGCGCAAGCGGCCAGTAACTGGGAGAGCGCGAAGAGATGGataggaagaagaagcgagcTGGCGAGCGCAAAAGGCGGGGGAGTGAGTCAGCAAGGGGAAGGCGACAAAACAGCCGACAGAACGGAGAACTTCGCTTGGCAAGGTAATTCCGGCATTGCCGCCTCAGCGCCTGCCCACTCCCTTCGAGATCAGAAGCACAAATAAGCGAGAGCGTGCGGTCATCCGTCACGCTCCGTAGCGCAGCACGATGCCGGTCGCGGCCCATGAATGTCGGGGCAGTTGGCTTTCCGTGCCTTTTTTTGAGCTCGTCTTCGCACGTACGTCCGCTGGCGTGTTGGTCTGACGAGAAGCTTACAGGGTACGCAGAACTCTCtacacacgagcacacacacacacacacacaagagcaACATACCTGAGCAATCATGATACACCAGTCAGCCAGCCCGCACTTACAAGCACAGCGACACTCGCGCACACGCAAAACATCTACTTCTTTTCCTGTCGGCTCTGCTGAGCTTGGCGGCACTTTTTCTCCGCCGCagccttcgccttctccaatTGCTGAATCTCGCGCTTCAGTGACGCGTGCTTGGCGCGCAGGTCCGTCGTCTCCTTGTCCATCtccaggcgctgctgatggacaTTGGCCTTTTCGGCCTCCAACTCGGCGATGCGCATCTTCGCCTGATcatgctggcgctgtgcgagAGCCTTGACTTCGTCCGGCTTCATGACAGACTCGGCGAACCCTTCAAACTGCTTCTCGTATACCTcgagctgctgttgcaggtTTGCCCGCATCATCTCCACCGAGTTGCGCTCGCGtcgcaccagcaccagccgcGTCTCGATACGCTCCATCTCCTTGGTTGCCTCCTGGTAGGCGACAACGAGCTCCTGGTAGTGCGCCATGCGCCCCTTCAGCCCCTCCTGAAACTCCGCAAAGCTCTGCTCAAATGACTCCTTCTTGTGCGCCAGCGTCACCTCTagctccttcacctccgcctcgacCTTCTCGACGACCTCGCGGCGCTTCTCACACTCTGCCCAGATGTCCTGCACGTTCTGGTTCACGCGCTCCcgcacaccgctgcggtAGGTTTCCAT is a window from the Leishmania panamensis strain MHOM/PA/94/PSC-1 chromosome 26 sequence genome containing:
- a CDS encoding hypothetical protein (TriTrypDB/GeneDB-style sysID: LpmP.26.0580), with protein sequence MMMSTSGPATIEEAALASLASYSPEECQMAEEALRAVLMEKVQALAAEHGDAFIQSLVQKEIFRTKQMEKELANVKKRLGVQERVVDDVRMDMRKVKAQEEKSKYLCHSLQETAKKREQLTEKMQPEMETYRSGVRERVNQNVQDIWAECEKRREVVEKVEAEVKELEVTLAHKKESFEQSFAEFQEGLKGRMAHYQELVVAYQEATKEMERIETRLVLVRRERNSVEMMRANLQQQLEVYEKQFEGFAESVMKPDEVKALAQRQHDQAKMRIAELEAEKANVHQQRLEMDKETTDLRAKHASLKREIQQLEKAKAAAEKKCRQAQQSRQEKK